A single region of the Brachypodium distachyon strain Bd21 chromosome 3, Brachypodium_distachyon_v3.0, whole genome shotgun sequence genome encodes:
- the LOC112268576 gene encoding uncharacterized protein LOC112268576: protein MEILLRLPPQPSSLPRASLVCKRWRRLVSDPGFFRLFREHRGKPPLLGFFCCRYLCGTEFTPMMEPPNRIPAARFSLPLPEDGHGRWAFVDCRHGLALLLDRTRRKCLVWDPTTGHQRQVAFPPGFISDQEKLVQNAAVLCPVGGHVCSKGSFRRTFKLGQITFSRRSLQSLLRIDARSGTSGARL, encoded by the exons ATGgagatcctcctccgcctccctccaCAGCCTTCCTCACTCCCCCGTGCCTCCCTCGTCTGCAAGCGCTGGCGCCGCCTCGTTTCCGACCCCGGATTCTTCCGCCTCTTCCGCGAACACCGCGGTAAGCCCCCACTCCTGGGATTCTTCTGCTGCCGCTACTTATGTGGTACAGAGTTCACTCCCATGATGGAGCCGCCCAACCGCATCCCAGCCGCGCGCTTCTccctgccgctgccggaggATGGCCACGGGCGGTGGGCGTTCGTCGACTGCCGCCACGGtctcgccctcctcctcgaccGAACGCGGCGCAAGTGCCTCGTATGGGATCCCACCACGGGCCACCAGCGCCAAGTAGCTTTTCCACCAGGGTTCATCAGCGATCAAGAGAAACTCGTCCAAAATGCCGCGGTGCTGTGCCCTGTCGGCGGCCAT GTCTGTTCAAAGGGAAGCTTCAGGAGGACATTCAAGCTGGGGCAGATCACGTTCAGCAGGAGGAGTCTTCAGAGTCTTCTAAGGATTGATGCAAGGTCTGGGACATCTGGTGCAAGGCTGTGA
- the LOC100842459 gene encoding uncharacterized protein LOC100842459 translates to MIRRRSSSPALPAAAPLPDDDDLLREILLRLPPQPSSLPRASLVSKRWRRLASDPGFFRRFREHHRKPPLLGFFSRFPHGAEFTPMREPPNRIPAGRFSLPENGDEHWDLVDCRHGLALLLNRKRLKALVLDPTTGHQLQVAFPPGFINGLDTFIQNAAVLCSADGHVPGLFKGKV, encoded by the exons ATGATCCGCCGCcgttcctcctcccccgctttgccggcggcggctccatTGCCGGATGACGACGACCTCCTCAGGgagatcctcctccgcctccctccaCAGCCTTCCTCACTCCCTCGTGCCTCACTCGTCAGCAAGCGCTGGCGCCGCCTCGCTTCCGACCCCGGATTCTTCCGCCGCTTCCGCGAACACCACCGGAAGCCCCCGCTCCTGGGATTCTTCTCCCGCTTCCCCCATGGCGCAGAATTCACTCCCATGCGGGAGCCGCCCAACCGCATCCCAGCCGGGCGTTTCTCCCTGCCGGAGAATGGCGACGAGCACTGGGATCTCGTCGATTGCCGCCACGGTCTTGCCCTCCTCCTCAACCGAAAGAGGCTCAAGGCCCTCGTATTGGATCCCACCACGGGCCACCAGCTCCAAGTAGCTTTTCCACCAGGGTTCATCAACGGTCTGGATACATTCATCCAAAATGCAGCGGTGCTGTGCTCTGCCGACGGCCATGTTCCCG GTCTGTTCAAAGGGAAGGTTTAG
- the LOC104584235 gene encoding uncharacterized protein LOC104584235, with protein sequence MGVKRDVSFVVRNPPCFSDAVHNRPQNPEKKRSGDRGGDVGVGGAAQGPSERELPSGGPTRPWSLFVVNPAVWLQITGSRFEAALAARLGTLLPLPASSPPLTLLARITDLLAATLADAAPALLAGGDASAAVAEHLDAGVALLDTCNAIAARVDRLRRRRLLARFALHLLSPSPLSPPDSSTSAAPISPPPPLACAQILVMENQSYNGYTDLLQSDVGLDDLHWSGGHEEQHIDLEGHEENHINLEETQEATSPVKASAKKARASKASAPKSGSKRQKKFTQAEDLTLCDAYLEITQDPIIGVDQSRDCYWKRINAYFHANKTEDSGRTQGSLQHRWAVIQEQVNKFSACYAQVMNRNQSGMTHENKLAQALVKYASDEGNKPFGLMHCFNKLEDTEKWKSRPKIKKKHKTGSMDTPGTSSSVFEDEATSPSKSVPTKRPIGQKRDKEAQRQASASGSSSRELFGDIFETRDSKRQERFELMLAIDKQREDERLAEERNRTAIKEKKVALEEEKIQIMRMAEERLAAAKDGRIMSMDISGMGEEEKEFYKLRKSQILKRLRN encoded by the exons ATGGGTGTCAAACGTGATGTTAGTTTTGTTGTGAG AAACCCCCCCTGCTTCTCAGACGCTGTTCACAATCGACCACAAAATCCCGAGAAGAAGCGAAGTGGCGATAGGGGAGGCGACGTCGGCGTCGGAGGAGCTGCGCAGGGTCCGTCAGAGCGTGAGCTGCCGTCCGGCGGGCCGACGCGGCCATGGAGCCTCTTCGTCGTGAACCCAGCGGTTTGGCTCCAGATTACG GGATCCCGCTTCGAGGCGGCGCTTGCCGCGCGGCTCGGGACCCTGCTACCGCTGCCGGCGTCCTCGCCCCCACTCACGCTGCTGGCGCGGATCACCGACCTCCTGGCGGCCacgctcgccgacgccgcgcccgcgctcctcgccggcggggaCGCGTCCGCCGCTGTCGCCGAGCACCTCGACGCCGGGGTCGCGCTGCTGGACACCTGCAACGCCATCGCCGCCCGCGTcgaccgcctccgccgccgccgcctcctcgcccgcTTCGCGCTccacctcctctccccgtcgccTTTATCCCCGCCTGACTCCTCCACCTCTGCCGCCCCAATttcacctccaccaccactcGCCTGCGCCCAG attttggtAATGGAAAATCAGAGTTATAATGGTTATACCGATCTCTTGCAAAGTGATGTCGGATTGGACGATTTGCACTGGTCTGGAGGGCATGAAGAACAACACATCGATCTCGAAGGGCATGAAGAAAATCACATCAATCTCGAAGAGACTCAAGAAGCTACCTCTCCTGTGAAAGCGAGTGCTAAGAAAGCAAGGGCTTCAAAAGCAAGTGCTCCCAAATCAGGTTCGAagaggcaaaaaaaattcacccAGGCTGAAGACTTGACTTTGTGTGATGCATACCTCGAGATAACTCAAGATCCAATCATAGGGGTCGACCAATCTCGTGATTGCTATTGGAAAAGAATAAATGCTTACTTCCATGCCAATAAGACTGAAGACTCGGGTAGAACACAAGGTTCTCTTCAACATCGTTGGGCTGTTATTCAAGAACAAGTGAATAAGTTTAGTGCGTGTTATGCTCAGGTTATGAATAGAAACCAAAGTGGGATGACACATGAGAATAAG CTAGCTCAAGCACTTGTTAAGTATGCTAGCGATGAGGGAAATAAACCATTTGGATTGATGCATTGCTTTAACAAGTTGGAAGACACAGAGAAGTGGAAATCTCGAcccaaaattaaaaaaaaacacaagacaGGTTCCATGGATACTCCGGGTACATCATCTAGTGTGTTCGAGGATGAAGCTACATCTCCCTCCAAAAGTGTTCCCACGAAAAGACCAATTGGTCAGAAGAGGGATAAAGAAGCACAACGACAAGCTAGTGCTTCAGGGTCATCATCGAGGGAGTTGTTTGGTGATATCTTCGAGACTAGGGATTCAAAGAGACAAGAGAGATTTGAGCTCATGCTTGCAATTGACAAACAGAGAGAAGATGAAAGGTTGGcagaagaaagaaatagaactgcaatcaaagaaaaaaaggtggcattagaagaagaaaagatacAAATCATGAGAATGGCAGAGGAACGCTTGGCAGCAGCGAAAGATGGCAGAATAATGAGCATGGACATTAGTGGCATGGgcgaggaagaaaaagaattcTACAAACTAAGGAAGAGCCAGATCTTGAAGCGACTTCGCAACTAA
- the LOC104583726 gene encoding uncharacterized protein LOC104583726 — translation MSPDKTVRFRVTIESKQQSNESNQGVPTKVDEMDDELPHAPFFAWPKQAYDGEFEDDEPVGNDDEEEATNHHETEPKVKKLPFAHTCETSNNCDKKVKGKEKGRMANKDWIADKANEDVTLSAKALKDQLQKKYNLKLQYANVWKGRDRAIGELSGTYKEHFQLLWNFKAKLLAVNPGSVCEIDMKAVVNKKGERMYFFNRLFFSFKPCIDGFLGGCRPYLGVDSTFLTGKYTGQLVAAIAVDGHSWMFPLHLEFLIRRTQKIGSGSCNN, via the exons ATGTCCCCCGATAAAACAGTTCGGTTTCGTGTCACAATTGAAAGCAAGCAACAAAGCAATGAGAGCAATCAAGGTGTTCCTACCAAGGTTGATGAGATGGATGATGAGTTGCCTCATGCTCCATTCTTTGCTTGGCCTAAGCAAGCATATGATGGGGAGTTTGAGGATGATGAGCCTGTGGGCAATGACGATGAAGAGGAGGCTACAAATCATCATGAAACTGAGCCGAAG GTAAAGAAGCTTCCATTTGCACATACTTGTGAAACTTCCAACAATTGTGACAAGAAAGTGAAAGGTAAAGAGAAAGGAAGAATGGCAAATAAGGATTGGATTGCTGATAAAGCCAATGAGGATGTCACACTTAGTGCAAAGGCTCTTAAGGATCAgttgcaaaagaaatataatCTGAAATTGCAGTATGCCAATGTGTGGAAAGGGAGAGATCGTGCAATAGGGGAATTGAGTGGTACATATAAAGAGCATTTTCAGCTGTTGTGGAACTTCAAGGCAAAGTTGTTGGCAGTCAACCCAGGAAGTGTATGTGAAATAGACATGAAAGCAGTTGTTAATAAGAAAGGTGAGAGAATGTACTTCTTCAATCggttgtttttttctttcaagcCATGCATTGATGGGTTTTTGGGAGGCTGTAGACCATATTTGGGAGTTGATTCAACATTTCTCACTGGGAAATACACTGGACAGCTGGTTGCTGCTATTGCTGTTGATGGACATAGTTGGATGTTTCCGTTGCATTTGGAATTTTTGATAAGGAGAACACAGAAAATTGGATCTGGTTCATGCAACAATTAA
- the LOC100841857 gene encoding uncharacterized protein LOC100841857, with product MLPHHNLPPPLRAFPRGGHLRLPCSPHGPSRRRLSPAAPAPIPRWPLPLRATAPGESGASALDALLSAAELLCLAPPAVCSAVYAARLVLARGNPVKPLASGRLLVVQYVLLVAAVAIGALVRRRQWARLTRVGVRGVGASAPCGVDLVGRVEKVEESVRGVVAAVGVLSRTVEKLGVRFRVLRRTLRDPISETAALAQKNSEATRILAVRESLFEKDIGSIQKVLYAMQEQQEKQLELILAIGEASRILGDRQDMLGGETARSSKSAPEKVDKQANIKAETLAGGNSKP from the exons ATGCTTCCGCACCACAATCTACCTCCGCCGCTCCGCGCCTTCCcgcgcggcggccacctccgcctgCCGTGCTCCCCTCACGGACCGTCTCGCCGTCGCCTCTCGCCAGCTGCACCAGCTCCCATACCCCGATGGCCACTGCCGCTCCGCGCCACCGCGCCCG GCGAATCCGGCGCCTCCGCCCTCGACGCGCTCCTCTCGGCCGCGGAGCTGCTCTgcctcgcgccgcccgccgtctGCTCGGCGGTTTacgccgcccgcctcgtcCTCGCGCGCGGCAACCCAGTCAAGCCGCTAGCGAGCGGGAGGCTGCTCGTCGTCCAGTACGTTCTCTTGGTGGCCGCCGTGGCCATCGGGGCCCTGGTCCGGCGGAGGCAGTGGGCGCGGCTTACCCGGGTCGGCGTCCGCGGAGTCGGCGCGTCGGCGCCGTGTGGGGTGGATTTGGTGGGGAGGGTGGAGAAGGTGGAGGAGAGCGTGCGGGGCGTGGTGGCGGCCGTTGGAGTGCTGTCGAGGACGGTGGAGAAGCTCGGCGTCAGGTTTAGGGTGCTGCGGAGGACGCTGAGGGATCCTATCAGTGAG ACTGCAGCATTGGCCCAAAAGAATTCAGAAGCCACTCGAATACTAGCGGTGCGAGAAAGCCTTTTTGAGAAAGATATTGGTTCAATCCAAAAGGTTCTATATGCGATGCAG GAACAACAAGAAAAGCAACTTGAGCTAATCCTTGCAATTGGGGAAGCAAGCAGGATATTAGGTGATAGGCAGGACATGTTAGGCGGGGAAACTGCTAGATCTTCCAAATCAGCTCCAGAGAAAGTAGACAAACAAGCAAACATAAAAGCTGAAACACTCGCAGGAGGCAATAGCAAACCCTGA